A single genomic interval of Acidovorax sp. 1608163 harbors:
- a CDS encoding YchJ family protein encodes MNPKKAAPATAACPCGRQQGTGAKAQPVAYAECCGRYLDHWDTQSAPDAEHLMRSRYTAFVRERTDYLQATWHPSHRPESLDFDPATQWLGLEVRGHWVQDADHAEVEFVARHRLGGRAVRLHERSRFVREGGRWFYVDGDHR; translated from the coding sequence TTGAACCCCAAGAAAGCGGCCCCTGCCACAGCGGCCTGCCCCTGTGGCCGCCAGCAAGGCACGGGTGCCAAGGCCCAACCCGTGGCCTATGCCGAATGCTGCGGCCGTTACCTGGACCACTGGGACACCCAGAGTGCCCCTGACGCAGAGCACCTCATGCGCTCGCGCTACACCGCCTTTGTGCGTGAGCGTACCGACTACCTGCAGGCCACCTGGCACCCCAGCCACCGCCCCGAATCGCTCGACTTTGACCCGGCCACGCAGTGGCTGGGCCTGGAAGTGCGCGGCCACTGGGTGCAAGACGCCGACCACGCTGAAGTTGAATTCGTCGCCCGCCACCGCCTGGGCGGCCGCGCCGTGCGCTTGCACGAACGCAGCCGCTTTGTGCGCGAAGGCGGGCGGTGGTTTTATGTGGACGGAGATCACCGCTGA
- a CDS encoding HAD family phosphatase — MQFDAVLFDCDGVLVDSEPITNGVLCAMLNEAGWAIGAQECMDIFIGKTVRGEAARIELHTGQPLTDAWMAAFYARRNAELEARLTAIEHIHPTIERVHAHHNGRIACASGADRLKVEMQLAKVGLTPFFDGRIFSGHEMPATKPAPDVYLAAAAALQTPPQRCAVVEDTVTGVTAGVAAGATVFAYAPLDDGAALRAAGAVQVFRSMADLPALLGC; from the coding sequence ATGCAATTTGACGCGGTATTGTTTGACTGCGATGGCGTGCTGGTCGACAGCGAACCCATCACCAACGGCGTGCTGTGCGCCATGCTCAACGAGGCTGGTTGGGCCATCGGTGCGCAGGAATGCATGGACATCTTCATCGGCAAGACGGTGCGCGGCGAGGCGGCCCGCATCGAGTTGCACACCGGCCAGCCGCTGACGGACGCCTGGATGGCCGCGTTCTACGCGCGGCGCAACGCCGAGCTGGAGGCGCGCCTCACGGCCATCGAGCACATCCACCCCACCATCGAGCGGGTGCACGCCCACCACAACGGGCGCATCGCCTGTGCCTCGGGGGCCGATCGGCTCAAGGTCGAGATGCAACTGGCCAAGGTGGGGCTCACCCCATTTTTTGACGGCCGTATTTTCAGCGGCCACGAAATGCCCGCCACCAAGCCCGCCCCCGATGTGTACCTGGCCGCTGCCGCCGCCTTGCAAACCCCGCCGCAGCGCTGTGCCGTGGTGGAAGACACCGTGACCGGTGTCACGGCCGGTGTGGCCGCCGGTGCCACCGTGTTTGCCTACGCCCCGCTGGACGACGGCGCCGCACTGCGCGCAGCAGGGGCTGTGCAGGTCTTTCGCAGCATGGCCGATCTGCCTGCGTTGCTGGGCTGCTGA
- a CDS encoding site-2 protease family protein — translation MSWRSALVLLVVIGSHEGGHWLAMRTLGYRNLSVLFIPGLGGVALGHKPSASTWNKLAVYLAGPVPGLLLAMGLMGALAKGWLAPSAWVPDFVLMCLIINYLNLLPVHPLDGGRVVESLLFVRWPVLRFVFVLAGMVALGALGWLLHDAITLALAGLLAMGLPYHWRLMRVDRQVPRPAAGQALTEAEAATRVFTALQQPQFARWSFAQRLGAVRALLPELQGTRLGLLGTLAGLALYLACLALPAAALWATGAGPLFMAARSAPQYLPDVVDEKSPPTYSASASGFVTPEEWTRRLEKTDTLPESQRLPLYVEAADDALELEDTQAALDRYQQAWALAEPLPASNPLRARTLLGLLQATEDPQESRAWGLRLLAEMPADADASLRLWQARAESSLAHSAASLNESIERMQRALALWEAADAAPPAGPPAATRSGLSPSFYSAATARSVLSRWRMQQAGEGDAQEAKQEAQRLLQRNVDAWPTPAEGDRSRGALAARVGRADAQLDLAWLLLDQGATDRAVPLTQQVLAQVPAPVTASWVHLQDRALETLVWSAMARQDPASLRSHWQAWLQSARNAASPRRDALWQLDRWAVMQRLGDARQAQEARADILRRAKPGAYWAMRWCGPPASALQVPEVPGVRELARREAAQATGLCERMAEPAGNPPN, via the coding sequence ATGAGCTGGCGCAGCGCCCTGGTGCTGCTCGTGGTCATCGGTTCGCACGAAGGTGGACATTGGCTGGCCATGCGCACGCTGGGCTACCGCAACCTCTCGGTGCTGTTCATCCCGGGGCTCGGTGGTGTGGCCCTGGGCCACAAACCCAGCGCGTCCACCTGGAACAAGCTGGCGGTGTACCTGGCCGGGCCGGTGCCAGGGCTGTTGCTGGCCATGGGGCTGATGGGCGCATTGGCCAAGGGCTGGCTGGCGCCGTCTGCGTGGGTACCGGACTTTGTCCTGATGTGCCTCATCATCAATTACCTGAACCTGCTGCCCGTGCATCCGCTGGACGGCGGGCGCGTGGTGGAGTCGCTGCTGTTCGTGCGCTGGCCTGTCTTGCGCTTTGTCTTTGTGCTCGCAGGCATGGTGGCGTTGGGGGCCCTGGGCTGGTTGCTGCACGATGCCATCACGCTGGCCCTGGCGGGGCTGCTGGCCATGGGCCTGCCTTACCACTGGCGGCTGATGCGGGTGGACCGCCAGGTGCCACGCCCCGCAGCGGGGCAGGCCTTGACCGAGGCCGAGGCTGCGACCCGGGTGTTCACCGCCCTCCAGCAGCCCCAGTTTGCCCGCTGGTCCTTCGCGCAGCGCCTGGGCGCCGTGCGGGCTTTGCTACCCGAGCTGCAGGGCACGCGCCTCGGGTTGCTTGGCACCCTGGCAGGTTTGGCGCTGTATCTGGCTTGCCTTGCTTTGCCCGCAGCGGCGTTGTGGGCCACGGGGGCTGGGCCCTTGTTCATGGCGGCGCGCTCGGCGCCCCAGTACCTGCCCGATGTGGTCGATGAGAAATCCCCACCCACCTACAGCGCATCTGCCAGCGGTTTTGTCACCCCCGAGGAATGGACGCGCCGCCTCGAAAAAACCGACACCCTGCCCGAGTCTCAGCGTTTGCCGCTGTACGTGGAGGCGGCAGACGATGCCCTGGAGCTGGAAGACACCCAGGCCGCGCTGGACCGCTACCAACAGGCCTGGGCACTGGCAGAGCCACTGCCTGCCAGCAACCCGCTGCGGGCGCGCACCTTGCTGGGGCTGCTGCAGGCCACGGAAGACCCGCAAGAGTCCCGCGCCTGGGGGCTGCGCCTGCTGGCCGAGATGCCTGCGGACGCCGATGCGTCGCTGCGCCTGTGGCAGGCCCGGGCCGAGTCCTCGTTGGCCCACAGCGCGGCCTCGCTGAACGAATCCATCGAGCGCATGCAACGCGCGCTGGCCCTGTGGGAGGCGGCTGACGCCGCGCCACCCGCTGGCCCACCCGCTGCCACACGCTCTGGCCTCTCGCCCTCGTTCTACAGCGCGGCCACGGCGCGCTCCGTCCTGTCGCGCTGGCGCATGCAGCAGGCAGGTGAAGGTGATGCCCAAGAGGCAAAGCAAGAGGCCCAGCGCCTGCTGCAGCGCAATGTGGATGCCTGGCCCACCCCCGCCGAAGGCGACCGCAGCCGCGGCGCCTTGGCTGCGCGTGTGGGCCGTGCCGATGCGCAGTTGGACCTGGCCTGGCTGCTGCTGGACCAAGGGGCTACCGATCGTGCGGTGCCCCTCACCCAGCAGGTGCTGGCGCAGGTGCCTGCGCCGGTCACCGCCAGCTGGGTGCACCTGCAAGATCGGGCGCTGGAGACACTGGTGTGGTCTGCCATGGCCCGCCAAGACCCTGCCAGCTTGCGCTCCCACTGGCAGGCCTGGCTGCAGTCCGCCCGCAATGCGGCGTCGCCCCGGCGTGATGCGCTGTGGCAGTTGGACCGGTGGGCCGTCATGCAGCGGCTGGGTGACGCCCGCCAGGCGCAAGAGGCCCGTGCCGACATCCTGCGCCGCGCCAAGCCCGGTGCATACTGGGCCATGCGATGGTGCGGCCCTCCCGCGTCGGCCCTGCAGGTCCCTGAAGTACCCGGTGTTCGCGAGCTGGCACGCCGAGAGGCCGCGCAAGCCACGGGCCTGTGTGAGCGGATGGCAGAGCCTGCAGGCAACCCCCCAAACTGA
- a CDS encoding DUF4197 domain-containing protein: protein MQRRHFHQASAGALGALLLATYSRAWALSLGDLTNADASSGLKAALAQGAQAAVSLLGRTDGFLGNPQVRIGLPGYLQDAAKVMKSMGQGKRIDELVTSINRAAEAAVPMGKDLLVGAVQSMSVTDAKNILAGGDTSVTQFFVTKTRAPLAERFLPVVNQATEKVGLTQKYNAFAGKAASFGLLKPEESNLATYVTGKTLDGLFFMIGEEERKIRQNPAGAGSAILQKVFGALR, encoded by the coding sequence ATGCAGCGCCGCCATTTCCACCAAGCCAGCGCAGGGGCGCTGGGTGCCCTGTTGTTGGCTACTTACTCCCGTGCCTGGGCCCTGTCGCTGGGCGACTTGACCAATGCCGACGCCTCCAGCGGCCTCAAGGCCGCACTGGCGCAAGGCGCGCAGGCAGCGGTGTCCCTGCTCGGGCGCACCGACGGGTTTTTGGGCAACCCGCAGGTGCGCATCGGCCTGCCGGGCTACTTGCAAGACGCGGCCAAGGTCATGAAGTCCATGGGCCAGGGCAAGCGCATTGATGAACTGGTCACCTCCATCAACCGCGCAGCCGAGGCCGCCGTGCCCATGGGCAAGGATCTGCTGGTGGGTGCCGTGCAGTCCATGAGCGTGACCGACGCCAAGAACATCCTGGCGGGCGGCGATACCTCCGTCACCCAGTTCTTCGTCACCAAGACCCGTGCCCCGCTGGCCGAGCGCTTTTTGCCCGTGGTGAACCAGGCCACCGAGAAGGTGGGCCTCACCCAGAAGTACAACGCCTTCGCGGGCAAGGCCGCCAGCTTTGGCCTGCTCAAGCCCGAAGAGTCCAACCTCGCCACCTACGTCACCGGCAAAACGCTGGACGGCCTGTTCTTCATGATCGGTGAGGAAGAGCGCAAGATCCGCCAGAACCCCGCAGGCGCGGGCAGCGCCATTCTGCAAAAGGTGTTTGGGGCCTTGCGTTGA